The DNA window CGCCTGGCGGACGGCGGCGTCGTGCGCGACGGCGCCGACGCCGAACTCGACGGCCTGCGCCACCGCGCCCGCCACGCCCAGGCCGAGCTGGCGTCGCTCGAGCGGCGCGAGCGCGAGCGCACCGGCATCGCCACGCTCAAGGTCGGCTTCACGCGCGTGTTCGGCTACTACTTCGAGGTGACCCGCGCCAACCTCGCCAGCGTCCCCGCCGACTACGTCCGGCGCCAGACGCTGGTGAACGCCGAGCGCTTCCACTCCGCGGAGCTCGCCGCCTTCGAGGAGGGGATCCTCGGGGCGGAGGACCGCGCGCTGGCGCTCGAGGCACGCCTCTTCGAGGAGCTGCGCGCGCGCCTCGCGGGAGCCGTCCCGCGGCTCCAGGCGGCGGCCGCCGCCGTCGGGCGGATCGACGCGATCGTCTCGCTGGCCGAGGTCGCGCGCCGGCGCGGCTACTGCCGCCCGGAGGTGGACGACGGCCTCGTCCTGGACATCGGCGCAGGCCGCCACCCCGTCGTCGAGTGCGCCGCCACCGAGCGCTTCGTGCCGAACGACTGCCGCCTGGACGCCGCGGATTGCCAGCTGATGGTGCTCACCGGCCCGAACATGGCCGGCAAGTCGACCTTCCTGCGCCAGACCGCCCTCATCGCGCTCATGGCGCAGATCGGCAGCTTCGTCCCCGCGGCGGCGGCGCGCGTCGGCGTCGTCGACCGCATCTTCACCCGCATCGGCGCCGCCGACCGCCTCTCCCGCGGCCAGAGCACCTTCATGGTCGAGATGACCGAGACGGCGGGGATCCTCCACCACGCGACCGAGCGCAGCCTCGTGGTCCTCGACGAGGTGGGGCGCGGGACGAGCACCTTCGACGGCCTGGCCATCGCCTGGGCGGTCGCCGAGAGCCTCCACGGCGAGCGGCCGCGCGGCCCCCGCACGCTGTTCGCCACGCACTACCACCAGCTCACGGAGCTGCCGCTGACGCTGCCGCGCGCGCGCAACTTCACGGTCGCCGTGCGCGAGTGGGAGGGACAGATCGTCTTTCTGCGGACGATCGCCCCGGGCGGC is part of the bacterium genome and encodes:
- the mutS gene encoding DNA mismatch repair protein MutS; translation: RLADGGVVRDGADAELDGLRHRARHAQAELASLERRERERTGIATLKVGFTRVFGYYFEVTRANLASVPADYVRRQTLVNAERFHSAELAAFEEGILGAEDRALALEARLFEELRARLAGAVPRLQAAAAAVGRIDAIVSLAEVARRRGYCRPEVDDGLVLDIGAGRHPVVECAATERFVPNDCRLDAADCQLMVLTGPNMAGKSTFLRQTALIALMAQIGSFVPAAAARVGVVDRIFTRIGAADRLSRGQSTFMVEMTETAGILHHATERSLVVLDEVGRGTSTFDGLAIAWAVAESLHGERPRGPRTLFATHYHQLTELPLTLPRARNFTVAVREWEGQIVFLRTIAPGGADRSYGIQVAQLAGLPAATLARAREILANLETGELTLEGLPRIAGHATPEAPAAPQLDLFPVREHDVVRSLRELDPDRLTPLEALQLIAAWKAAVGTPVRSSVS